The following proteins are encoded in a genomic region of Cryptomeria japonica chromosome 11, Sugi_1.0, whole genome shotgun sequence:
- the LOC131080096 gene encoding transcription factor bHLH118-like yields the protein MSFYPNKEFDLSNFSSIPSQQEKTYQNTLDFYFQKSSEDGFGNPSSCNVGKMAGSEPNKQITHKLVERQRRKDMKSLYSELRSLLPEESIRGNRSVTDQLAEAANYVHYLQQQIKDLSEERDRTKTPAVFLKGVEISKPLEFQESDEGFPSIKIKSFGSAAFQVYINSIQNQIDLSDVLLVLEECRVEVVSAASSVNNGKVFHTIHAKVADHSITNVETLYVKLQQLIGYKIELWDDCEIKGNVLVYVFLFFNEKGCDELNCPWKENSDKTGYR from the exons ATGAGTTTCTATCCAAACAAGGAATTTGACTTGTCGAATTTCAGTTCCATCCCATCTCAACAAGAGAAAACTTACCAAAATACTCTGGATTTCTACTTTCAGAAATCTTCAGAAGATGGATTTGGTAACCCCAGTTCATGTAATGTTGGGAAGATGGCAGGCTCAGAACCCAACAAACAGATTACTCACAAATTGGTTGAAAGGCAGCGGCGGAAAGACATGAAATCTCTCTACTCAGAGCTGAGATCACTACTTCCAGAAGAAAGTATTCGG GGAAATCGTTCAGTAACAGACCAACTGGCGGAGGCTGCCAATTATGTTCATTATCTACAGCAACAGATCAAAGATCTATCAGAGGAAAGAGACAGGACCAAAACTCCAGCAGTTTTCCTTAAGGGAGTTGAAATATCCAAGCCTCTGGAATTCCAGGAATCAGATGAGGGTTTCCCATCAATTAAAATAAAGTCATTCGGTTCAGCTGCATTTCAGGTATATATAAACTCGATCCAGAATCAGATTGACTTGTCCGATGTTCTTCTGGTGTTGGAAGAATGTAGAGTAGAAGTTGTGAGTGCTGCTTCGTCTGTGAATAACGGAAAAGTCTTCCATACCATACATGCCAAG GTAGCAGACCATAGCATTACTAATGTCGAGACACTATATGTTAAACTTCAGCAATTGATCGG ATATAAAATTGAATTATGGGACGATTGTGAAATTAAGGGGAATGTACTAGTATATGTCTTTTTGTTTTTCAATGAAAAAGGCTGTGATGAGTTGAACTGTCCATGGAAAGAAAACTCAGACAAAACTGGATACAGATAG